A single region of the Pyricularia oryzae 70-15 chromosome 4, whole genome shotgun sequence genome encodes:
- a CDS encoding mitochondrial distribution and morphology protein 38, which produces MSASASVARRAVVMNPLVGNGRALPRSVLRASQAHLGRHSRNLALQNPAIALLIPVRSLSTDTHTSGRGVPSVPPPGFNAEKAKNPLPKEEKPNDNAGKAPVPADSAAVKPTAVAEASENSASLTELAADKAAEKKEEPKKEEKKLTLGQKIKKEAQHYWDGTKLLAAEVKISSRLALKMAAGYELTRRESRQLQRTVQDLGRLVPFSVFIIVPFAELLLPVALKLFPNLLPSTYEGQKSRDKKTNALRATRKEVSGFLRQTLKETGLPVTAATTQRDEFTNFFRKLRSTGEKPTAEDVIRVCKIFRDDLTLDNLSRPQLVSMCRYLNLNTFGTDMMLRYQIRHRMRQIKRDDKAISYEGVDSLTVAELQTACQSRGIRTHGISPARLREDLQTWLDLRLKDGVPSTLLVLSSAYMYSQASSSAALEDGEVSGQIEALTGVLSSIPEELFHEIELEVHNAEGAATNKQRLEVLKEQQELIEEENEQNQGNEQTGLATPRDVDDIDEKDEREMQAAKQAATEELGGVEKQQVGDMVEAEQITLAEKTAKKSEK; this is translated from the exons ATGAGCGCCTCCGCATCCGTCGCACGCCGCGCCGTGGTCATGAACCCTTTGGTGGGCAATG GCCGCGCGCTTCCACGATCAGTCCTCAGGGCCTCCCAGGCTCACCTCGGTCGCCACTCTCGAAACCTTGCTCTGCAGAACCCGGCCATCGCACTGCTCATACCCGTGCGCAGCCTTTCAACAGATACACACACTTCCGGAAGAGGCGTTCCCTCCGTCCCTCCACCAGGCTTCAACGCAGAGAAGGCTAAGAACCCTCTGCCGAAGGAGGAGAAGCCAAACGACAATGCTGGAAAGGCACCGGTGCCTGCCGATTCGGCCGCGGTCAAGCCTACAGCAGTTGCCGAAGCGTCCGAAAACTCGGCTTCGCTTACAGAACTAGCAGCCGACAAGGCggccgagaagaaggaagagcccaagaaggaggagaagaagctgACATTAGGCCAGAAGATCAAGAAGGAGGCTCAGCATTACTGGGACGGAACCAAGCTGCTTGCCGCCGAGGTCAAGATCAGCAGTCGCCTTGCACTGAAGATGGCCGCAGGCTATGAGCTTACGCGCCGTGAGAGTCGCCAGCTTCAGCGCACTGTTCAGGATCTGGGCCGCCTGGTCCCATTCTCGGTCTTCATTATCGTCCCATTCGCCGAGCTGCTGCTCCCTGTGGCCCTCAAGCTCTTCCCCAACCTTCTCCCCAGCACGTACGAGGGCCAGAAGTCGAGGGATAAGAAGACGAACGCGCTCAGGGCCACCCGAAAAGAGGTCAGCGGCTTTTTGAGGCAGACTCTGAAAGAGACGGGTCTCCCTGTAACGGCGGCGACCACCCAGAGGGACGAGTTCACAAACTTCTTCCGCAAGCTCAGGTCGACGGGCGAGAAGCCGACAGCGGAAGACGTCATCAGGGTCTGCAAGATTTTCAGGGATGACTTGACGTTGGATAACCTTTCAAGGCCGCAGCTTGTGTCAATGTGCCGTTATCTGAACCTCAATACCTTCGGCACGGACATGATGCTCAGATACCAGATCCGCCACAGGATGCGACAGATCAAGCGCGACGACAAGGCCATCAGCTACGAGGGCGTTGATAGCCTAACTGTTGCGGAACTGCAAACAGCGTGCCAGAGCCGCGGCATCAGGACTCACGGTATCTCCCCTGCCAGGCTACGGGAGGATCTGCAGACCTGGCTAGACCTTAGGCTCAAGGACGGTGTGCCATCGACACTATTGGTTCTGAGCAGCGCCTACATGTACAGCCAggccagctcgtcggccGCATTGGAAGATGGCGAGGTTTCGGGCCAGATTGAGGCACTGACTGGTGTCTTGTCATCGATTCCCGAGGAGCTTTTCCACGAAATCGAGTTGGAGGTGCACAACGCCGAGGGCGCGGCAACTAACAAGCAGCGTCTTGAGGTCCTCAAGGAGCAGCAAGAACTGATCGAGGAGGAGAACGAGCAGAACCAGGGTAACGAGCAGACGGGCTTGGCGACACCTCGCGATGTTGATGACATTGACGAGAAGGACGAGCGCGAGATGCAGGCGGCCAAGCAAGCCGCGACGGAAGAACTCGGAGGCGTCGAGAAGCAGCAGGTGGGAGACATGGTGGAGGCAGAGCAAATCACTTTGGCAGAAAAGACGGCCAAGAAGAGTGAGAAATAG
- a CDS encoding adenylate kinase, variant, producing the protein MRLRKAARVILVGAPGVGKGTQSERLLQRFPQLSSISSGDLLRSNVKSRTPLGIKVESTMKAGGLVSDDLILRLISNEFNKRGWLFADPATKASSIMTLASASAVADQSAFSHDTDVFLGNNTGGPPPRLSDNPAASFLLDGFPRTAAQAERLDHVVPINLAVSIRTPFEVIMQRISGRWVHEPSGRVYNDTFNAPQVPGRDDVTGEPLVRRPDDSEEVYRQRFQKFQETSEPLLEHYARKGVLWEVNGMSSDEISPKLFKEFERRFLE; encoded by the exons ATGCGCCTCCGAAAGGCAGCGCGTGTCATTCTTGTTGGTGCGCCGGGAGTGGGGAAGGGTACACAGTCGGAACGCCTCCTCCAGCGGTTCCCGCAGCTATCGTCCATCAGTTCCGGTGACTTACTTCGCAGCAATGTTAAAAGCAGGACGCCACTCG GCATCAAGGTCGAAAGTACCATGAAAGCTGGTGGTCTTGTATCTGACGATCTAATCCTCCGCCTCATCAGCAATGAGTTCAACAAACGAGGCTGGCTCTTCGCCGACCCAGCCACCAAGGCCTCCTCGATCATGACGCTTGCATCCGCGTCCGCCGTGGCCGATCAGTCCGCATTCAGCCACGACACCGACGTCTTCCTGGGAAACAACACCGGAGGGCCTCCACCACGGCTTTCGGACAATCCCGCCGCATCATTCCTGCTGGACGGGTTTCCGCGCACGGCCGCGCAGGCCGAGCGCCTGGACCATGTCGTGCCCATCAACCTCGCCGTGAGCATCAGGACGCCCTTTGAGGTCATCATGCAGCGCATCTCTGGCCGCTGGGTCCACGAGCCGAGCGGGAGGGTCTACAACGACACATTCAACGCTCCCCAGGTGCCCGGGCGCGACGACGTCACGGGCGAGCCGCTCGTCAGGAGGCCCGACGACAGCGAAGAGGTATATCGACAGCGCTTCCAAAAGTTCCAGGAGACGAGTGAGCCGCTGCTGGAGCACTACGCTCGCAAGGGCGTTTTGTGGGAGGTGAACGGCATGAGCAGTGATGAAATCAGCCCAAAGCTGTTCAAGGAGTTTGAGAGACGATTTTTGGAGTAA